In Spirochaeta lutea, the following proteins share a genomic window:
- the fliW gene encoding flagellar assembly protein FliW — MRKIVTKAYGPLEVDDRQFIQFPSGILGFEALKEYALIDSKQPPFLWLQSVEDQTVAFVVISPLVFRPDFVLDIPKSEYEDLHWEQDEELLVLAIVTIPPEGGPMTANLQGPVIINRQKRIGKQGIQLGSQWRTRHNIIEELSGKGGA, encoded by the coding sequence ATGAGGAAGATTGTAACCAAAGCCTACGGCCCCTTGGAAGTTGACGACAGACAGTTCATACAATTCCCCTCGGGAATACTCGGCTTCGAGGCTCTCAAAGAATATGCGCTAATCGATTCCAAGCAACCACCCTTTTTATGGCTCCAGAGTGTAGAAGATCAGACGGTTGCCTTCGTGGTCATTTCACCCCTGGTTTTTCGTCCGGATTTCGTACTGGATATTCCGAAAAGCGAGTATGAGGACCTACACTGGGAGCAGGATGAGGAGCTATTAGTTCTGGCCATTGTGACCATCCCCCCGGAAGGCGGTCCCATGACAGCGAATCTCCAGGGCCCGGTGATTATAAACAGACAAAAACGTATAGGAAAACAGGGGATCCAGCTGGGAAGCCAATGGCGCACCCGGCATAACATCATCGAGGAACTCTCTGGAAAGGGGGGTGCCTAG
- the csrA gene encoding carbon storage regulator CsrA — protein sequence MLVLARRVHEAIVIGDSIEISIVDIRGDQVKLGIKAPQSVKVFRREVYDAIQEENRLAAKTSTEIPDLPQFRNTPAFQQKGHTNTPTSPPSDTRNTDKENPQKEE from the coding sequence ATGCTTGTCCTAGCAAGAAGGGTTCATGAAGCCATCGTTATCGGAGATTCGATTGAGATTTCCATTGTAGATATCAGGGGGGACCAGGTAAAACTGGGTATAAAAGCCCCGCAGTCTGTAAAGGTATTTCGGAGAGAAGTCTACGATGCCATCCAAGAGGAAAACCGCTTAGCAGCTAAAACAAGTACCGAGATACCCGACTTACCCCAATTCCGGAATACCCCGGCATTTCAACAGAAGGGACATACAAATACCCCAACGTCGCCCCCTTCAGATACCCGGAACACCGATAAGGAAAATCCTCAAAAGGAGGAATAA
- the tsaB gene encoding tRNA (adenosine(37)-N6)-threonylcarbamoyltransferase complex dimerization subunit type 1 TsaB, whose translation MQSILAFDTTAEFLSVAVFHGGLLYSSYLEIGLTHGEVLPQEVDRLLSKAGITPKDLTGIVCSRGPGSFTGLRIGMSFAKGFQGAVGTPMASVSLLEVYGWIYGFFPGVVLPVIDGRKQRYYAQAFSRGMACSPAWDKEPAELVSAIQSLVREPLGDNPGRVLLTGPHADRFITNQDLPEGWVLDSAPRPNIAAGMIRLGLERFARGETDAPDFGPEYLRESQAVEDNSRGYSSF comes from the coding sequence ATGCAATCTATTTTAGCCTTCGATACCACAGCAGAGTTTCTTTCGGTCGCCGTATTCCATGGCGGTTTGCTGTACAGCAGTTACCTAGAGATCGGCTTGACTCATGGAGAGGTCCTGCCCCAGGAGGTTGACCGGCTCCTGTCCAAGGCGGGGATTACTCCCAAGGACCTTACCGGAATCGTCTGCTCCCGGGGACCCGGATCCTTCACTGGGCTGAGGATCGGCATGTCCTTTGCCAAGGGGTTTCAAGGGGCGGTAGGCACCCCCATGGCGAGTGTTTCCCTTCTGGAGGTATACGGCTGGATCTACGGCTTTTTTCCGGGAGTGGTCCTCCCGGTTATCGATGGAAGAAAACAGCGGTACTATGCCCAGGCGTTCTCCCGGGGGATGGCGTGTTCTCCTGCCTGGGATAAAGAACCGGCGGAGCTCGTTTCAGCTATTCAGTCCCTGGTTAGGGAACCATTAGGGGATAACCCAGGAAGGGTACTGCTCACCGGCCCCCATGCGGACCGGTTTATTACTAACCAGGATCTTCCGGAGGGCTGGGTGTTGGATTCTGCTCCCCGGCCCAACATCGCCGCCGGGATGATCCGCCTTGGATTGGAGCGGTTTGCCCGGGGTGAAACCGATGCTCCTGATTTTGGTCCGGAGTACCTGAGGGAAAGCCAGGCGGTGGAAGATAACAGCCGGGGTTATTCCTCCTTTTGA
- the tsaE gene encoding tRNA (adenosine(37)-N6)-threonylcarbamoyltransferase complex ATPase subunit type 1 TsaE — MSNLEEDTAGLGETLARRCAGGTIIALDGGLGAGKTVFTKGFARGLGIQQEITSPSYAIIQEYEGSPGLVHMDWYRMGGEDELLQIGVEEYFTEDSIVLIEWASRAPELLPDRSITITLEIQKESTQRQLTLSIPVTAPERILSWAGEPLGEVRDADA; from the coding sequence GTGTCAAACCTGGAGGAGGATACAGCAGGGCTTGGCGAAACCCTCGCACGCCGGTGCGCCGGGGGTACCATCATTGCCCTGGATGGGGGGCTGGGAGCAGGTAAAACGGTGTTTACCAAGGGATTTGCCCGGGGGTTGGGGATTCAGCAGGAAATAACCAGTCCGAGTTATGCCATCATCCAGGAATACGAGGGAAGCCCGGGCTTGGTTCACATGGATTGGTACCGTATGGGAGGAGAGGATGAACTACTGCAGATCGGGGTTGAGGAGTATTTTACTGAAGATTCTATCGTACTGATAGAATGGGCAAGTCGTGCACCCGAATTACTCCCTGATAGAAGCATTACAATCACCCTAGAAATACAAAAAGAATCTACCCAGCGGCAGCTTACACTTTCCATCCCCGTCACCGCACCGGAACGCATCCTCTCATGGGCAGGGGAACCCCTGGGGGAAGTACGGGACGCCGACGCTTAG
- a CDS encoding PilZ domain-containing protein, which produces MGQYMLLQFIAKADNSSALVVGGFILLIILIFSIGALRNGRRSGGGPKRVGSFKKQAKNLGLSKEQIQILEKAIKQQNITNPERLLSNSGFLNKVIKRLIDDLSAATMSETQRDAIIGRIFAIKRIVSNQARVAKGPGSTVLRQGQPVTLYTKGNPPIETMVTGSIQSFLAIENPKHGGTVYRFSKNAEARIRCVFENGKVYRFDTKIKQLSQVEGLDILLVDHVSAMQEVQMRRYPRREMNRPTYFQQVEIITEGSGRKATRRAVVRSNRNFLGQIEDISAGGCAVFSRNPLKKGTLLKLTFDVGETQGIIAFGKVLHMNAVKPLGGTMHIAFTRVSTKHLNEIQAFVYGISDSNLVY; this is translated from the coding sequence ATGGGGCAGTACATGCTATTACAGTTCATTGCGAAAGCGGATAATTCTTCAGCCTTGGTAGTGGGCGGGTTTATACTCCTGATCATACTGATTTTTTCCATAGGCGCCCTTCGCAACGGGCGCCGTTCCGGGGGTGGCCCCAAACGGGTTGGGAGTTTTAAAAAACAGGCGAAGAACCTAGGGCTTTCCAAGGAACAGATTCAAATCTTAGAGAAGGCCATCAAACAGCAGAATATAACAAATCCGGAGCGCCTACTCAGCAATAGCGGTTTTTTGAATAAGGTCATAAAGCGGTTGATTGATGATCTATCTGCAGCCACCATGTCTGAAACCCAACGGGATGCCATCATCGGCAGAATCTTTGCTATAAAACGAATTGTTTCAAACCAAGCCCGGGTTGCAAAGGGGCCGGGGTCTACGGTACTGAGACAGGGACAACCCGTCACCCTGTATACCAAGGGCAACCCTCCCATAGAAACTATGGTAACCGGAAGTATTCAGAGCTTTTTAGCGATCGAAAATCCGAAACACGGCGGAACTGTCTACCGGTTTTCAAAAAATGCCGAGGCACGGATCAGGTGTGTATTTGAAAACGGGAAGGTCTACCGGTTTGATACGAAGATTAAGCAATTATCCCAGGTTGAGGGACTAGACATCCTACTGGTGGATCATGTATCGGCTATGCAGGAGGTTCAGATGCGGCGCTACCCCCGCCGGGAGATGAACCGCCCTACCTACTTTCAGCAGGTAGAAATCATTACTGAGGGATCCGGGCGTAAGGCAACGCGCCGGGCGGTGGTTCGCAGTAACCGTAACTTTCTCGGCCAGATTGAGGATATCTCGGCCGGCGGTTGTGCTGTCTTTTCCCGGAATCCCCTTAAAAAGGGAACCTTGCTGAAACTGACATTCGATGTGGGAGAGACCCAGGGGATTATCGCCTTCGGGAAGGTCTTGCACATGAATGCGGTAAAACCCCTGGGAGGTACCATGCATATTGCGTTCACCCGGGTGAGTACCAAACACCTGAATGAAATTCAGGCCTTCGTATACGGTATATCTGATTCAAATTTAGTGTACTGA